The sequence below is a genomic window from Microcebus murinus isolate Inina chromosome 4, M.murinus_Inina_mat1.0, whole genome shotgun sequence.
CATCACAGTAGAAGTGATTGATGACATTGGGGCCACAATAGCAGAGGCGGAAGGTCAGGGTAGTATGAAATAGTGCCATCAAGAAGCTATAGCTATAGGGGACAACAACAAGCTGAATGCAGATTGCCGGGGACATTGTGACCATATACAACAGAGGGTTACAAATGGCCACATATCGATCATAGGCCATGGAAGCCAGTAGCAGGCACTCTGATACCATGAAGGTAAGAAAGAAGGCCAATTGAGTAGCACATGCACTGAAAGTTATAGAATTTTGCTTATATAAGAAATTCCCAAGCATTTTGGGTGTAATGACAGAAGAGTAACAGAAATCAACAAAAGCCAGGTTGCTAAGGAAGAAATACATTGGTGTGTTGAGCTTTGCATCTGCTCTAATGACTAGGATCAAACCCAGGTTGCCTATTACTGTGAAAAGGTAGATGGATAAGAATATTGCAAAGAGAGGCATCTTCAACTCCTGACGATCCGTGAGGCCCACGAGAATAAACTCTGTCACCTGAGTGCAGTTCATCTGAGCCATATGTCTTCAGTGCATCTGGATGAGAAATTAGATAAGTTAATTCCAAATGGCATTTTATACTCTACCTCCTATATGGAGTgcttatatatgtaatatattgtaaaggagtttgtttaattttattttaataaacatttttattgagcaaCACTGtttcaaaagtttaaaaggaACGCTTATTCATcttaattatttcctaaataaagtatattttctctatataacattaatatatatttattatataacatattaatatatgctgtATCATAAATAGAATATGTAAGTacataatatttatctttaagcCCTAACACAGATGGAATTTTAATATCTAATCATGGCAACATGGAAATTGAGGGAAATAAGGACCTAGGAACCCATAAATTCCCAAactttaatttgcatattaaaaGATGATTCAATTTTCAGGTCCCCCTccaaaaaatgaaggaaaggaaaaaggaaagagggaaagggaagtaAATTAAAACTAGGATGTTTGTTTATTGGGCTGCTCAGGCTGAGATCCTTCCCTAGAACACTATCTTCCAGACTCAAACTGTTTTGACCACAAACTAcagaaataaatacttgttacAAAATGGCATGgaactaataaatatattcaaaatactaCTGTCATTGACTGGCATATACTTATATGTTCTTTTGCGTTCTACTGAAATCTGTACTATGCTATTTTAATCCAAATAATTCTGGTCAGATCCTAAAAATTGAACACATGGTCTACAAGCACAGTTTCAAAAACTACATGCTAGTCCCCCACACATCACACCATTCGCACTGACATAAGTAGATAAGCAATTTACCCATAAACAGCCTCCCACTAGATAAACCTCCCACTCTCAACTATAAGCAAGACTTTTCACCTTCTGTCCTTAATGTTTATTTCCTTGGATTATATTGAGCAGTTCCTTTCTTAGGAGCATATTTCAATTCAATCATTCAGTAATATATGTGAGAACTATTAATTTCCAGATAGTACATAGAATTTACAGATAGAGCAGCGAAAGAACAGGCAGTCAATCAGACTGGAAGTAAGGAAaacttttcctttagtttttctgatcttttattctgtcaattgTCTCACTCTACTTCTAGAACACAAAATGTTGGAACATGTGCATATAAACCACTTTACCTCATATTCAAAGGGGAGCAtgcatcatttaaaaagtatGCAGCTTTTCACAATAtcatcacttaattttttttttatttgtgacaGCTGAggagcctttatttttatttatttattttttcttatttcaaagtgTTGCAGGGGTGcacatgtttttggttacaaggatcacttttataatatctgagtcagggttataagtgtgcctgtcacccagataatgttcattgtGCCTTTTAGGTTTgtgcccagccccttcccaccttgcttgatttccactgagttttactttcctctatgCACATGGGTGCTCATcagtcagttccaatttaatagtgattacactaggtgtttgtttttccattctttagttaTTTCACTCAGGGTAATAATCTTCCAGGTCCATCCATATTCTTGCAAACGGTATTttgtcatccttcttcatggttgagtagtattctgtggtatacacatagcatattttattaatccactcatgaattgatgggcacttaagttgatttcacatctttacaattgtgaactgtgctgctataaacattcaagtacaggacTCTTTTTTATAAAACGACTTCTTTTCTATTGGATAAATACtcattagtgggattgctagattgaatggtaggtctacttttagtcgTTTGGGGAAtctcaatactgttttccatagagttgtACTAATATGCAGTGCCACCTACAGCGTataaatgttcctatctctctgcatcaacaccagcatctattgtttttaactttttaattaaagtcattctaactggggtaataTGATATcgcattgcagttttaattttcatttccctgataattggTGATATcggatcattttttcatatgtttattggcccttttactattttctttagaaaaatatctgcttgtgtattttgcccactttttaatgtgattgtgtggtttccttttctttctgatttgcttgaggtccttgtagattctggttattagtcctttattggatgcatagcttgcaaatattttctctcattgtgtgggttgtctatttgccctGTTGAGTATTTCCTTGGCTATACAGAAGCTTCcatcccttaatatttttataatcccaGTTCCATTCAACTCTCCATTCATCGTGGACACCCACTGATTTAATTAATATGATTGGTCCATTTATCAATAACGACATACTCTTTCATGCTTCTTTACTTTTGTCCTCACCATTTCTGGTTTccttttctagagaaaaatggaCAGTAGAAGGGGAGGAAactcatttttatctttcaaggtCTTCTGAACTATTACCTTTTCTATAAAAAGCTACTTGATTTTTCATTCCTATGTTGAgttaatatcatttacatttgtATTCTATAAAGAGTTTTTACATGCTTAGTTGtatttcttctctcatttatCACAACCACCTGTTTTCCTACTTCTTTCTTTGATAGACTTTTGACAATTTATGGTTGAAAGCCAtgctattttcattcatttcctaatGTAATCTCTTCTATATATTAGGTAGTAGGGAATTAAAGATTAATTTTGATAAtgacatatgaatattttcttccctttactcttaagttatattttttgctttggaaaacatCTCTGGAGATATATTGGTGACATTTGTCTAATGTATTCCCACTAATCCTTGGTAAAATCTCTAGATACTAGAAGAGGAGAAAGCACAGTTCTGACACAGATTATAATCTGGTCAATAATGGGCCTGATTTTTTCAAACTTCTCTGTAGGTTCTAAACTGGAATTTGTATTTGGTTATAtctaataagaaatattttaaattcacaacaaataatacatacaaaactaaaataaaattaaggacagcactatttatttgacaaaatataCTACAAACTTTTTCATTCTGATAATTGTATTGTACTTTacttagttttaaaattcttatctttaGCTACTATAGTAATTTTAATACCCATCAATAAGTTAAAGTCCACTATGTTGAATTATACTCTTTTAACCTACCCAGGTAGAGTATGCTTCTACCTGTCTTCAAAGTATAGATTGCTTCTGAGTCCATGATTTTGTTAGTGTCTCTGTGCCAAAGGAATTTATCTCAGAGCATGCTGCAAATACAAGTAtcagaaaaattacatttcacACTCCACTGGGATCCCAAGGCAGGTTGAAGGTTTATTGATGTGAATCCTACAAATATTTCACCAGACGGCCATATTTAATATAAGATTCCATATTGCTTATTCAGAGCTGTAACAAGTGTCAGTGTCATAGGTAACTTATGGTGTAGTCCATCCTGCAACATTCACTTCCTCACTCTTACagctcattacaaaaaaaaattaatagacataGTGTCCTTGAATAAACATGTAATAAAATCATGCCCGGTGAACAGAACTTGGCTTCTCAGACATAGTTAATGTAGtacaatcatttttattatgtaaagtTAGAATAGATTGATATATCAATGTTTAACATTGATCAATGAATGGATATGTGCTAAAAGACACTATTTAATTCAATTCTTTCTTACCTTTAGTGCATCTGTGAGTTCTCTTACCTAAGTAGCTTTTCTaaaattcagagaaatgaaagagataCTGAAAGACTATCAGTCCTCCTTGCCTACAGAAACAACTGCTGCAGCTGTCATTTGTCAAAAATTgtgtgataaaataaaagaaataatgccCAGTATCAACTGAAGTATTTGCCACAGTGTTAATTAAACTGCTGAAATAAAACTTCTTGTCTGGGATGcttcatatttcttcttccttagtTGGAAAGTTTAGAAGAAATCTCTTTCAATAATTTATCAGTTGATAGAGATAATTTATTAGATAACAAtttcttttagcagttttatCTGTTCTGACTATCTGTCCAATGGGTAGACATTCCCATTGAAAGAAAGGATTAAGAGAATATTTTATGGAAACCATACTCCTCCTACATGGTGAAGGAATCAACATTGCTGACTAGTGTGTTGGATTCCAGTAGAATTACTTCACCCTAATAAGAACACTTGGTGGCCATGGGGAACTGACTGAATTTTAATGACTTGCCTAGGTGCACTCACCTGATTAGGAGTGGATCAAGACTCTAGTATGATGGTTCTTTGTTTTGTCCTTTCAAAGGACCTTGTTTTTCACTGCAATATTATCTATCCCCTATACTTCCCTGGCAGGGTCACTACACATTAGCTATGTTAACATCACAGCAGTTTCTGAACCATGGTCATGGTTTCTAGTTCCAAGGTTTTTGTACTTGCTATTGACCCTGTTTGgaacactaatttacattttcacaagCCCTGCTTGTTCCTTGATCTTATATTATATATTGCTTATTATAAATTTTCCCAGTAGAAAATAAACTCCACATGggaagaaattttgttttattaatcaatGTATCTTTGGGACCTAAAACATTATCTTGCAcaaattaagaactcaataaatatttctaaaagagtttaatatataaattatctgtAGCCTGAAGTCATTTTGTTGAAATAGATAATATCATGTGCTTTACTTTTGACTGAttcatggaaaaaagaaaaatattaaatccatGAGCAATGTCTACTCATAGGCTTGATAATGATGGAGATATTAAAAAATCACACttggaaattttaataatctacatATGTATATGAACGTTGATGGTTAAATTTAATAAGACACTAAAccgcatttttattattattataattattcagtAACATGAATAATCATTTAATAATTATACAGTGTGCCAGGCATTTTAGTCCTTGCTATCAAAAGTACCAAGTTCctgttttttaatcaaatttataCAGAGTaccttttttctagtttctattgTTGGCAATGTTTCATAgaagaagttttatttttgagaatgtgAAGCCCTCGGTTCTTTTcatcaaaatgcaaaattttcAGAAGTCTTGTTACAGTATTCGGAGGGTGTTTCAGAGTATAATACAGATTTGACTCCTGTAATGaacaaacaaaagtaaacatTCAAATAGAGGTACCTGGTCCTACATGTGATCCATGGGTTGGCAAAGTGGAAGATGGCTCTGTCTGATGTACGGAAGTCAGTGCCCTTTGTCACCGCAGAGGAGTTCTTGTTAATCCTTATAAGCAGAGTGTGGTGTTATCTCCAGTTCTCTAATGGAGAATCTATATTTCCTCggcatttttttccactttgattGCT
It includes:
- the LOC105861313 gene encoding olfactory receptor 8U8-like gives rise to the protein MAQMNCTQVTEFILVGLTDRQELKMPLFAIFLSIYLFTVIGNLGLILVIRADAKLNTPMYFFLSNLAFVDFCYSSVITPKMLGNFLYKQNSITFSACATQLAFFLTFMVSECLLLASMAYDRYVAICNPLLYMVTMSPAICIQLVVVPYSYSFLMALFHTTLTFRLCYCGPNVINHFYCDDMPLLRLTCSDTNSKQLSIFACAGITFISSVLIVFISYMFIISTILRMHSAEGRRKAFSTCSSHMLAVTIFYGTLIFMYLQPSSNHSLDTDKMASVFYTVIIPMLNPLIYSLRNKDVKEALKKVVINRNQAFFFLKLRK